The following coding sequences are from one Candidatus Hydrogenedentota bacterium window:
- a CDS encoding ROK family protein, translating into MKDSSSKVIGIEIGGTKLQAVLGRPSGEILAHRRAAVDVEAGAAGILAWCYEQVQALMRTDDCAAIGIGFGGPIESKTGQVLVSHQIAGWENVPIRLLFEERFALPVVVANDANAAGWAEYCLGAGQGLHQFMYMNIGSGIGGALIIDGHLYDGQGLGACELGHTWIPDWTSPLPGAVDKLEHLCSGWSIERRIRGWKSLDLESPLAKLCDQDETRLSCALLAEAARLGDDRALQEIDRIAQGLGITLGNAVTLFHPQRIALGGGVSLMGDVLLNPLREALAQYSFRPFKRSTALVPCALEEDVVAIGALLLAGTLV; encoded by the coding sequence ATGAAAGATTCTTCCTCAAAAGTCATTGGTATAGAAATTGGCGGAACCAAATTACAAGCTGTTCTGGGCAGACCGTCAGGAGAAATTTTGGCGCATCGACGCGCTGCCGTGGATGTGGAAGCGGGGGCGGCGGGCATACTTGCTTGGTGCTACGAGCAAGTACAAGCCTTGATGCGCACCGATGATTGTGCGGCTATAGGCATTGGATTTGGCGGCCCCATAGAATCCAAGACCGGGCAGGTCTTGGTTTCCCATCAAATAGCGGGCTGGGAAAATGTTCCCATTCGACTCTTATTTGAGGAGCGTTTCGCTTTACCGGTAGTCGTTGCCAACGACGCCAATGCGGCGGGGTGGGCGGAATACTGTCTGGGCGCAGGGCAAGGTTTACATCAATTTATGTATATGAATATTGGCAGCGGCATTGGCGGCGCGTTGATCATAGACGGGCATCTCTATGACGGACAAGGGCTCGGCGCTTGCGAGTTGGGGCATACGTGGATACCCGACTGGACTTCTCCGCTTCCCGGCGCTGTAGATAAATTAGAACATTTATGCTCCGGGTGGTCTATTGAACGGCGCATACGGGGCTGGAAATCACTGGATCTAGAATCACCTTTAGCAAAACTCTGTGACCAAGACGAGACCCGTTTAAGTTGTGCCCTCTTGGCGGAGGCGGCACGGTTAGGTGACGATCGAGCCCTCCAAGAGATTGACCGTATCGCCCAAGGCTTGGGGATCACTTTGGGTAATGCAGTGACCTTGTTTCATCCGCAGCGCATCGCCTTAGGCGGCGGTGTCTCGCTCATGGGCGATGTTTTGTTGAATCCCTTGCGGGAAGCACTGGCACAATACAGTTTTCGGCCCTTTAAAAGATCCACAGCCCTTGTGCCTTGTGCCCTGGAAGAAGATGTGGTTGCCATTGGCGCCCTCTTGTTGGCGGGTACGCTGGTATAG
- the purD gene encoding phosphoribosylamine--glycine ligase, with the protein MNVMVIGSGGREHALAWKIAQSPLVKKVYGAPGNPGIDALEKGICVNVAIDDFDLLSTYAEIESISLIVVGPEAPLAEGIVDTLGKRGFAVFGPSKAAAQLEASKSFAKAFMERHKIPTAAYHVFDDAQGALDFLKTAAFPLVIKADGLAAGKGVSVVYTLSEAEEAVRAAMLENVFDDAGARIVIEDYLEGEEASILALCDGKNFKTLATSQDHKPALDGDKGPNTGGMGAYSPAPVVSDALMEVIRRDILAPSVAGMAAEGNPYRGILYAGLMITAEGPKVIEFNVRFGDPETQAILPRMTSDIVPLLQSCCDGSLAAHDIAYSPSPCVSVVMASGGYPGAYAKGKAITGIANAETIDGVTVFMAGVRQQGDTLLTAGGRVLNVTATAPTHEEAVRKAYAAVERIHFEGVQYRSDIGKKAYQHLTENE; encoded by the coding sequence ATGAATGTGATGGTCATTGGCAGTGGCGGGCGTGAGCACGCGTTGGCGTGGAAAATTGCCCAGAGTCCGCTCGTGAAAAAAGTCTATGGCGCGCCGGGCAACCCCGGTATCGATGCCTTGGAAAAGGGTATCTGTGTCAATGTTGCCATCGACGATTTTGACCTGTTATCCACTTATGCGGAAATTGAATCCATTAGCCTCATCGTCGTAGGACCTGAGGCGCCCCTGGCAGAAGGTATTGTCGACACTTTAGGAAAGCGAGGCTTCGCCGTCTTTGGGCCTTCCAAAGCAGCGGCGCAACTGGAAGCGAGCAAATCTTTCGCCAAGGCCTTTATGGAGCGGCATAAGATCCCCACGGCCGCGTACCATGTTTTTGATGATGCGCAAGGGGCTTTGGACTTTTTAAAAACAGCCGCTTTCCCCTTGGTTATCAAAGCCGATGGTCTGGCTGCCGGCAAAGGGGTCAGTGTTGTATACACCCTTTCCGAAGCGGAGGAAGCGGTACGTGCGGCGATGCTTGAGAATGTATTTGACGATGCAGGCGCCCGTATCGTTATTGAAGACTATCTGGAAGGCGAAGAGGCTTCCATCTTGGCATTGTGCGACGGCAAAAATTTCAAGACCCTGGCAACCAGTCAAGATCATAAGCCGGCGCTGGACGGGGATAAAGGACCGAACACAGGCGGTATGGGCGCTTATTCTCCGGCTCCTGTCGTGTCAGACGCCTTAATGGAAGTTATTCGCAGGGATATTCTTGCTCCCTCCGTGGCGGGTATGGCGGCGGAAGGAAACCCGTACCGGGGCATTCTCTACGCCGGACTTATGATTACGGCGGAGGGTCCGAAGGTTATCGAATTTAACGTGCGTTTCGGTGATCCCGAGACCCAAGCGATTCTGCCGCGTATGACCAGTGACATTGTGCCGCTCCTCCAGTCTTGTTGTGACGGTTCCCTTGCCGCCCATGACATCGCCTACAGCCCATCGCCTTGTGTGTCGGTCGTTATGGCGAGCGGTGGCTATCCGGGAGCCTATGCCAAGGGTAAAGCGATTACGGGCATTGCCAATGCGGAAACCATTGACGGCGTTACGGTCTTTATGGCAGGCGTACGCCAGCAGGGCGATACGCTTTTGACTGCCGGAGGCCGTGTCCTGAATGTGACTGCCACAGCGCCCACCCATGAGGAGGCTGTGCGGAAGGCCTACGCCGCCGTTGAACGTATTCATTTTGAAGGCGTGCAGTACCGCAGCGATATTGGCAAAAAAGCCTATCAACA